The window aacgccaggggcccaggttcaatcccaggcttgggtcactgtctgtgtggagtttgcacgttctccccgtgtccacgtgggtttcctccgggtactccggtttcctcccacactccaaagatgtgcgggttaggtggattggccatgttaaattgccccttaatgtcagggggactagctcgggtcaGTGcatgggttatagggatagggcctgggtgggatttaagtcagtgcagactcaatgggccaaatggcctcctcctgcactgtaggattctatgaaaagtcctGACAATTTGTACAGTATGATGGTCCTGCAGGCTGTGGAGGAATGGTTCATTTGCCACTACAGTCCCCAAATGGCAGCATAAAGATGCATCATGACAAGTTTCCTTCATAAATAAGTCAATGCAGTATATTAAAAGAACCAACATACTGTACTGCCTTGTCTTCCAGTGGCTAAGTGAAGACCTAGCTTCCATCATTCTCCTTAACTCCCCATTTTGACCATCCGGACACAGTCACAGATCTTCCTGACCCAAATAATACACAAAAAGAGGGCAATGAAATTGGATTATGTAGACCAGTTAATACATCTTATGGTGGGCTGGCAACTGTAGGATTGCCATGGAGCAGAGCCACATGGGTCACCACTTGGCCACAGGACCTGCGTGGTAAACTAATCTTAGTTTTTCCACTTAATACTTGGGTGAATATACAGTGCCCCAGTTTCTTTTGTAACATGGTGTTTTTGAAAGCCAATTGTTCCTTTAACCATACTGAACTACATTGGCCAAACTGCCCGCAAACACTGCACACACGCAGATACAAAGATACCACCTCATATCTTCAAGAAGTGCAGTCCATTTCAAGGCTTCTATAAAACAGAAATAAATCAAGTCACACAAACCAATTTTACTTTGTATATATATGGGAAGTGTTTGAATGACATGTTGATAAGCTACAGCAGAGTTAAATTATTACTGTAATTACAATTTctgatattacaaacagcaagtaTACATCAAAAATACTAATTAGCTATAAAATCACTGGGATATTTTGAGTCACAAAAAGTTCTCTTTTCCTTATAGTGCAAGTCAGCATAGAATAGTTTCTACTGTTACTTTGTAGGAATGGCTACATGCTGCACAGTTGTGCCCCGTTGGAAATATTACTCAAAGTAAACTGAATTCTTCAATAATTTAGATATTAAACCAATGTATCAATGGTTGAGCTGGAAACAGAAAAACTATCAATTTATTCTACCTCATTGTAGGAACACCAGCCTGCAATAGAGTGGGTAAACTGACAGTAGCCACTATAATAAAGATCAGAGAGCTCTTTGTAAAAGTCAGTGAGTGCTGAAAACGTTAGATAGAAAAGACCTTCAACATTTAGACCTGCACTTGTAACACATTTCATTACAGTGTACAGAGCTTATCACTCACCTTTTTAGTCAATTCTTTCACTGCATCACTGTTAGCTTTCATTTCAAAACGTCTCTCATTTTTGAGAGGCATCAGCCTGGGAGGCAAGTGCATGTTGCCCATTCCCAATAATTTATCAGCATTTGCCTTGGCAATTTCAAGCAACTTCTTTTTCtctgaggaaaaaaaaacaagaacgACTTACTCAATTTTAGCGTGCAACTCTTAAGCTTTTAAAGTGCCGATGGGCAATATTAGTACCACTTCACAAGAGATTAACTTCAAAAATAACAAAACAAGTTGAGGCATTTGCCAATGAATGGTGGTGTCACATTAATAGACTAATATTTACTGCACTGAAGATATTTAATCCTGTTTATTTTTAGAAAATACAAATGTCATTTTCCTCATCACTCCCATAAGTGAGCAGTCAGAGACCCTGCAACTTTAAACATAATACTGGATGATGGATAATACCCAGCTCTTGAACAGAAAGACTTAATTGTGGTCTTCAGCTCACTGGATATATCACGTGCCCAAGTGCATTTCTTCTCAACTTTGAAAGGCAAAGGAGGCTTTATGGTGTGGCAATGTAAAATACTGTACAAAATTATGGACTGGGCTTCTTGCTCAAGGGAAACTAAACTTTTACCCTCAAAGATACCACCATAAAAGAACATTATAACTCCACAGACAAAAATCACATTTTGACAATACTTTAAAAGACTCACTTTGTATAGAGACATTGTACCAGATTATGTCTCAAATTTTTAAGAGAACACACTGTAAAACTATCTTTTACCTGTCTGTGTTAAGTGGATTGATCTGTCCCTCGATCTGCTTCGATTTCTTCTGTGAGATGGTGGTGGGGTTCTGCGTGATGGTGGTGGGGTTCTGCGTGCAAAGCCATAGTAACTTCGCCGAGGTCTGGATGGAGATCTAGACAATGATCTTGAGCGGGATCTCCTGTATCTCAAGCTGGATCTGGACCTTTGGTATGATCTAGAAGAGGGTATGTAGCACCTAGATCTGGACCTGTATCTATGCGTCGAATTAGACATCCGATGTCTGGATTGTTGGTAACAAGACCTTGACCAACTTCTAGATCGGGACCTCGAATAGGTTTGCCTTGATCTTCTGTAGCTCCTCTTCAGTGATGCATATCTGCCTCTTGAAGCTAAAGAGATTTCATCTGAACTTGAACCATATCGCTCTGAAGAGACTGAACCTGATCGGGATCTGCCTGCAGAGGACACGGAACGTGAACGAGAGCTTCCTGAAGATGATATCGATCGGGAGAGACCTGAAGACGATGTTGAACTTGACCGCGAGCTGCCTGAAGAACATGCTGAACTTGACCGCGAGCTGCCTGAAGAACATGCTGAACTTGATCGGGAGCTATCTGAAGATGATATCGAACCTGACCGGGAACTGCCTGAAGATGACTCTGAACTCAATCGCGAGATTTTAGATTTCTTGATGCTAACTGTTCTTGAACGTGAttttctctcctcctttccaGTCTTCTGACAAGGAGAACAAAGTCTCAGTTTGTCCACAACAGCAGCTTCATTTTCAGTCTCCTGCTCCTGTGCACATCCAGCTGTTCCCAACTCCATTTCAATGTCTTGCTCCATTTCTGAATCTGATTTCAGAACATTATCGTATCCTTGTTGCAAATTTGTTTTATCTGAAAGATAAATAATCACATTCACATGGCCGTGAACACAAACCTCCATTGAAAACATGAATCTAATCTTGTGTATGGTGCAATAACTGAATTTCAACTGTTATTgctattttccattttttttacacaaagctGCAGTCAGTGGTTTAATACTAACCAAACATCATATTAGAGAACCTTAAAACACTTGAGGTTATCCGTCCATCATGATTGTGCTGGCTCCTCGAAGGAGTTATTTGATTAGTTCCATTTCATgactctttccccatagctttGCACACTTTTCATTTTCAAGTACTGCCACAAGAAACAGTTACTTGACTTGCACTACAAATTTTCAGCACCCTCAACTTTCTCTGTGCCAAGCAGAACAATTGCAGCTTCTCCTGTCTCTCCATTTAACTCACCCCTCATCTATCAGCAATGAGAGAATTTTAGATCAACTAAGACCCATTTTCATGGATTTGTCTTGCCTGTTGTCGATCTTAACAGGGCCAGTAAATACACTTCAACAGGTGCAACATGTTTTCATAGTATGTAATGCTACTACAGTACAACATTGCAAAGATGCACTTACTATTCATAGGTGTAAATACTGATGACATGAAACATCAGACGTTTTAACACTGACCAGCATTAGTAAGTCAGCACTATTTCTGCTATGCATTCACCAAGGAACATTAGCCGCACAATTATTTTGGAAGTGTATTACTTTTCGAGCACTCAATCAGAAAAATAGCACAAAAGTTCAAGTCACAAACATGTTACCTATTAGAAGCATTAAAAGAATGGTAGATTCTTGAATATCTCACTGCAGCCCCAAAGAGACACCAGAATGTCTGTGACACTTTTAGGAATACTTAAAATATTTATCCACAACACAAACTCTTACCACAACAAGACCATGCTAATCATTACAGATCCTCTGATGTGTAAAATGTGCCGCAGTCCAAACACCAAGTACAGATTCTCTTGCGGGCCTCAGGGATTGGCGGAACCACTGATTTTCAAATATAACTGAAAACAGAAAAATCTAAAAAGAATTAAACTTACCATTGCTAGATTTCTCTCCCATCATTTCGCAGGAGAAACCAACTGAATTTAGCCTGTTAAcacaaaaaaaatacaaatttgcAAGTGAGGTTTGGGCAGTTCAGTTTCAAACTATAAGTAATTGCATTGCATTTATAGCAATTAGGAACAAAAAGGTTTTAACACCAACAGCCTCCATAAACTTCCAGTTCAATTAAAATGAAAAAGTTCCAACCAAACTGAACCAAGTCCTGCTCACACATTACTATTGTTCTCATTGACCTACTCGCTCTGTGGAAACCTCAAAActaaaaatgatttttaaatttaaaacccATTATGGCCTCACCCCATTCCTTCTCTAACCTATTCTACCCCTAAAACACACCCTTCAACACATTTTCCTCTGGTTCTGTACACATGGTGCACCCTTCCCTCCTTTTGCCTCGCACATTCAACCATCTAAGCTCTGCATTCCCAAAATCCCTCAAACGCCTCCTCTCTATCTGACAGTTTGTGATTACCCTGCATATCTTCCGTTAATTTTTGATTACAGCTATGTTAAATGAGTTATATAAAGGGAAGGTGTTATTATATTGCAGCTTTCATACAATATTTGACAAACATAAAAAAGGAATCAAAGTCAA of the Mustelus asterias chromosome 21, sMusAst1.hap1.1, whole genome shotgun sequence genome contains:
- the rsrp1 gene encoding arginine/serine-rich protein 1 isoform X1 codes for the protein MVITGGDQSGGHSNSLPNQASQCNRLNSVGFSCEMMGEKSSNDKTNLQQGYDNVLKSDSEMEQDIEMELGTAGCAQEQETENEAAVVDKLRLCSPCQKTGKEERKSRSRTVSIKKSKISRLSSESSSGSSRSGSISSSDSSRSSSACSSGSSRSSSACSSGSSRSSSTSSSGLSRSISSSGSSRSRSVSSAGRSRSGSVSSERYGSSSDEISLASRGRYASLKRSYRRSRQTYSRSRSRSWSRSCYQQSRHRMSNSTHRYRSRSRCYIPSSRSYQRSRSSLRYRRSRSRSLSRSPSRPRRSYYGFARRTPPPSRRTPPPSHRRNRSRSRDRSIHLTQTEKKKLLEIAKANADKLLGMGNMHLPPRLMPLKNERRFEMKANSDAVKELTKKEYKEVEEDEPIKKISSATARMDTSHWIAFSVKNTVAKPLNQTTANTSAKESPEHKRKGSPYGQWVLVHNGHKNADKTKAH
- the rsrp1 gene encoding arginine/serine-rich protein 1 isoform X2 translates to MVITGGDQSGGHSNSLPNQASQCNRLNSVGFSCEMMGEKSSNDKTNLQQGYDNVLKSDSEMEQDIEMELGTAGCAQEQETENEAAVVDKLRLCSPCQKTGKEERKSRSRTVSIKKSKISRLSSESSSGSSRSGSISSSDSSRSSSACSSGSSRSSSACSSGSSRSSSTSSSGLSRSISSSGSSRSRSVSSAGRSRSGSVSSERYGSSSDEISLASRGRYASLKRSYRRSRQTYSRSRSRSWSRSCYQQSRHRMSNSTHRYRSRSRCYIPSSRSYQRSRSSLRYRRSRSRSLSRSPSRPRRSYYGFARRTPPPSRRTPPPSHRRNRSRSRDRSIHLTQTEKKKLLEIAKANADKLLGMGNMHLPPRLMPLKNERRFEMKANSDAVKELTKKEYKEVEEDEPIKKISSATARMDTSHWIAFSVKNTVAKPLNQTTANTSAKESPEHKRKGSPYGQ